Proteins from one Microbacterium proteolyticum genomic window:
- a CDS encoding TetR/AcrR family transcriptional regulator has protein sequence MTDVPAPPGRTAVVAAAIALFAERGYDQTSVEQIAQAAGVSRSTFFRQFGGKEDVVFADHEVLLTETRTFLSQPHPDPWAAVCDASMRVFRHFAADPELARRRYAIVREVPVLRDREIVTVFRYERLFDEYLREALPGLDPLDAVGFAALVTAVHNHVLRRLMRGARVPASTLRRALDDVLRRYGVHPDGDVAAGDDLIVAAFPRRMPAAEVTRRLRASLPH, from the coding sequence ATGACCGACGTCCCCGCCCCTCCCGGCCGCACCGCCGTGGTCGCCGCCGCGATCGCGCTCTTCGCCGAGCGCGGCTACGACCAGACCTCGGTCGAGCAGATCGCGCAGGCCGCGGGAGTGTCGCGGTCGACCTTCTTCCGGCAGTTCGGCGGCAAGGAAGACGTCGTGTTCGCCGACCACGAGGTGCTTCTCACCGAGACCCGTACTTTCCTCTCGCAGCCGCATCCTGACCCGTGGGCTGCCGTGTGCGACGCGTCGATGCGCGTGTTCCGCCACTTCGCCGCCGACCCCGAGCTCGCCCGCCGCCGCTACGCGATCGTGCGCGAGGTCCCGGTGCTGCGCGATCGCGAGATCGTGACGGTGTTCCGCTACGAGCGACTCTTCGACGAGTACCTCCGCGAAGCACTTCCCGGACTCGACCCCCTGGATGCCGTCGGCTTCGCCGCCCTGGTCACCGCCGTGCACAACCACGTGCTGCGCCGGCTCATGCGCGGCGCGCGGGTGCCGGCATCCACTCTCCGCCGCGCCCTGGACGACGTGCTCCGCCGGTACGGTGTCCACCCCGACGGCGACGTCGCCGCGGGCGACGACCTCATCGTCGCGGCGTTCCCTCGCCGCATGCCCGCCGCCGAGGTCACACGCCGCCTGCGCGCGAGCCTCCCGCACTAG